ACGTTTATGTACTACTGAGTACAGATTTTAGTTACTTTTGTTCTTTAAGTAGTTGATACTTTACCATAGAGTAGAAAAATAAGTTTAGCACTTGTCAGATTAGTTTGATTTGTTGATCACAGCCAATGTGCAGCGGTGACTGATGCTATCATACAAAGTAATTGTTTGCTCCCTCTGTTTGTTTTTGATCTCTCAGCGGGTCCCTGGGAAAATTACAATGAGGTTTTTCTCATGCATTAGACCAAAAATCTAACGCAGATCAGTTGAGATGCTGCTTCTAAGACAAAGCTTTGCACATGTGTGCCCCCGTTCTGTGACCAACTGAGTTGAGATGCGGGTTCTCTCAGAAAGTGCCCCCAGGATTTTGGGCCCTTGATAATGGTTAAAATGACAATTATAATCAATGTCATGCACACTAACCAAATCACCCTATTATTGGTTTTCTTTAGAGCTTTACTGTTGCAACTAGATGTGTACATTGTAGGGGGAAAGTATACTCCGGAGCTATATACAGAATATTATATTGATTCTCATCTTACATTGCAACAGTATTTTCAATCAACGGATTTCTAACTAATAGGATGACAGTTTGCATGAAGTGTGACACAATCAGTTTTACTTTCTTTTGAATATCAAACAATGTATACCAAAGAATTCAGTTCACTGTTGCGCATTGGCAAGAGATCCATTTAGACATATATCTCTGCATGATATTTTCTCATTTTATATGGTTCCAAAAGCTTTATCCCCATTTAGGGTTTGATTACTACTTAATAAATGGGTGTCTATTAGACCACAAACCAAGATGAAAGTGGTAAACAGTTAGTGCTTTTAAACATGCATTGTTATTTGTCATTGAAGCAAAAAAATAAACCAATTTTTCtacattattttttactttttctCACTGGaggagaaatatatattattgttTTTTCAATGGGGTTTCATATACCCCAGTTTTGAGAAAGTACCAACTGAATTTAGTTTTTTCCTAGATGCCTAAAATGTATTAATCTTTGATACGAATGTGAATACTTCTTTAAACTGTTGTAGATGATCATTAGTCTAAAATGCTGTGTTAAAATGTCAAGTTCATATTGTATATGGAATATTTTAGTTGTTTTTGCTTTTTATTTACATGTGTAATCCTCTGCATTGTTATAATGCCCGGTGACTGCAATCCAACTCTGATAACAACTAAAAGCTGGAATAGACAAGTTATTATTGAGCAGTTGCAGTAACagtattgtttttgtcttttcaATTGTGATAAAGAGTAACCATAGGGTTCTCATTCTTATATATGTTTTCAGAATGTTGGAGAGGGTTCTGCATTCTCGTATTGGTTGTGAATGTCCAATAAGTGATATACTGTCTTCTACCTCAGGTTCCTCTTCCAGCTTTTGATAGAGATGTGATGGATGCTATAGTCAGGGGGAGCCAAGAGATGAAAGAACGAGTGATGCAGATCCAGTCCTGTGTCTCTTAAATGTCAAGAGTTGTGTTATTTTTTTTCCTGAACATGTGAATATAAAGGGATGAAGTGGAGGACTTGGTGTGAATCATAATTATCTGGTGCTCTGAGTCCCCTTTTCGTCTGCAGTCACGTTTTTCTGTAAAGGCTGTGCTGCTGGCTTTAGCTGCAGTGGTGGAGTGCTGTGGGTCATTTACAGTTAAACTCAGGGGAACCCACAGCTGCTCCACAGTTGTAGCGAGAGTAGCTTTGGGACACAACATTGGGAGTCTATGTAACCAATACACACTCTCGTTGttgtgttttgtcattattttgtGTTAATGTTTGCTCTTTGATCACAACACCAACAGCTTTTCTTCAAGGTATTCAAGCAAGCCTTGGTCCTTACAACTTTCTTCATGACAAAAATGTTATAGCCTACTTGTCCAATTAAAGTTACAAATAATTTAAACAATAACTAATTCTGAGAATGACTGATtgagtttaaataaaaaataaacaatgtgAACTTTCTTGCACGTATTGGTATGTCTGTCCTCACCAATATTAGAGTATTATTATAAAACTATTAGAGACTGTATTAGAGTAGCTAGTATatttagtacacacacacacacacacacacgggtgtacacacacacatcagcactGATAATAGGTTAATTTGATATTGTTGTAGGTGTATGCAATAGCTAAGTTAGCTATGCAAAGTGCCAGATAGGTAACCATTTACAGTAACTGCTGTTAATTTTTCCTCTGTCAATAAACACCATCAGTCGACAAAATATATAGATAATCTGACCTTTCTGCAGCAGGTAGCTCTGCCAAGGCAGCTTTTATCTTGTTGCAGGTTGAGGGACTAATTTACTTACACTATCTACTACTAGCTAGTATGACTATAGCATAGCCAGTAACCAGGTACGGCTAGCTAGCCAACAAGATAGTGAGAGCTAGCTAGCCTACTAGCCAACTTTGTTCAGTTGTTGTTGAGTTTGTTCTATTGGCATGCAAACTTTATAATAAGTGCTGCATCTTAGCTAACATTAGTAATTTTATCTTCCGGTCACACTCACACAATCAAATCCTCTCTTTGTGCTACCGACCTAGACTGTAAACACCCCCCTTAAACAATGAATATTTTATGAGGGGGTGTGTACATCTGggtatgaacaaaacaagaaacaaaattCCCAAAATGTAATGATATTTTGTTGTTATTTGTTTCCCATTATTCCATGTCCAACTTTGACACAATAAATGAGAAAATACGTTGACTTTCTGTTTTTCCACTGGAaatcaaaataacaaaatgtacaCGGACCCTGGAGTGCACTTGTAAGGTCATGTCCTTTGGTCCATGTTGTGACAATGGTTGTCTTCCTCACCGAACTTTGGGTCCAAAGACTGAAAGCTTCCTCTTGTAGTCAGTTAAAGGCACCTCTGGCATTATCTTCAGTTATTACAGTCCATCCAATCATTGGTCTTCCCTTATCTGAAAAAGCAGCAGTTAATTACTGTTAATGGATGAGAAACGTCAATACATAGATTGTTTAACCCCATGTGTATGGCAGTAGTGCCTCTGGAGAGATCTGTAACCTAGAAAAAAAATGGTGTGGTGTCAGATGGCTGTGAATAAGAAACAAAAACATCTATAGTGTAGCCTATACAACAACTTTATTATTTTAGTTTAGTAAAATATTTAAGCTTTTTGTAAATCCTGTAGCATATTCCTACAGTAAAAACAAATTTTGAAGTGTGTAGAGTAGTAGTTAGGCCTATTAGGCTGCAACTCTTTATCATGACTAAGCAGATATCACTTCAGAAAATGAATAGTGAAAAACTCAACCAAAGAGTGGTAAGTATGTAGTAAACCTCAAATAAACCGTTCTTAGACAGACAGATATTGCCTCTAAATATCCAGACTGGATGTATTAGCTTCCGCCCCAGTCGCATCATTACAGTACACCCACACTTCTGACGGAACGACAGTGTAGACACATTCAACATGCCAATGTGGAGGGGGTTCTGTGCTGTCACACAAAGGTTCCGTTTGTCAAAATCTAATATTAACCGTGCTTTACAAGTGCCAAACATGTGCCACGTGGAGAAATATGTGACAATGATACAATGTTAACAATAATTTCCCTGCGTGATACAGGATATCATGAAGTTGAATTTGTCTGCTCCTCCCAAACTTTGCAAACGATTGCAGCTTTCCTCGTCACACAGATAGTTGTGATTGCTGCTGGGGGAAGAGAGCGGTTGGGTACTGTTACCTTCTCAGCACAATTATGCACGTTTAAGTCATGTAAGAAGCTCTGTAATGTCAAAAGAACAGGATAAAGATACCTTCTCGCTCAAAAGAAACCGAGGTAATGCGCGTTTTTGATATTTTTCCCTTCCTGCGCGTGGTATGTTGCTGTCTGTGGGGGCACGATACGCTGCACACAAGTCTCGACCATAATTACGACGTTGAAGGAGCTTATCGGCCTACCTCAAGGCCTTTGAAGTATTGAATGAAACTCAAAATAAATAGACAGCGCTGGCATtttcaattgaaaaaaaaatatcgtAAACTATTCAAATCTAATTGACCTTGCTGACGTGAAAAGTTCGTCAAAACTTTCACTGTCGGAATGTGTTCGCAAATTTGGAACTGCCACGAacttgtaattattattattattttttatgtaGCCTGCTGACTTTCTCTTATTGCCGTGAACGATATAGGAAGTGCATTTAAGTGACATCTCAGTTGTCAAAATCTGACGAGTCTTTTAATTTAGTTAACCGACTGTCTGAGACTTGAGTTTTACCTCTGTGGGACAAATTATGTTGCATAGACTGTAGGCCCTATTTATTTATAACAAGATATAGGCTACAGAAATTGAAAACATTGATGATCATTAATCACATGCGCCAGTAGACGATTGTAGGCTATCATACAAGAGCTAGCCTACAGTTTTgcgaaaaacattttttaaataacaatTACACAAACTAGCCCACCAATGGAGATGTGGGTGGTTTTAATAGCATTGAACAACTGTTACATGTTTGACATATTTACAGAGCTGTGTGTATAGGCTAATAGATACCAGGCCAGTATGACCCCCCAGACCCAGTAGATAATATATACCAGGCCAGTATGACCCCACTCCCCCAGATCCAGTAGATAATAAATACCGGGCCAGTATGACCCCCCAGACCCAGTAGATAATAAATACCAGGCCAGTATGACCCCACTCCCCCATACCCAGTAGATAATAGATACCAGGCCAGTATGACCCAGTAGATAATAGATACCAGGCCAGTATGACCCCCCACCCCAGAAGATCATAGATACCAGGCCAGTATGACCTCCCACTCAGAGCCAGTAGATAATAGATACCAGGCCTGTATGACCAAACCCCCCAGACCCAGTAGATAATATATACCAGGCCAGTATGACCCCACTCCCCCAGATCCAGTAGATAATAAATACCGGGCCAGTATGACCCCCCAGACCCAGTAGATAATAAATACCAGGCCAGTATGACCCCACTCCCCCAAATCCAGTAGATAATAGATACCAGGCCAGTATGACCCCCCACCCCAGAAGATCATAGATACCAGGCctgtatgacccccccccccccccccagtagatACCAGGCCAGTGTGACCTCCCCCATACTCAGTAGATAATAGATACCAGGCCAGTATGACCCCCCTGACCCAGTAGATAATAGATACCAGGTGAGTATGACCCCCATTCATATTCAGTAGATAATAGATACCAGGCCAGTGTGACCCCCCCATACCCAGTAGATAATAGATACCAGGCCAGTATGACCCCACTCCCCCAGACCCAGTAGATAATAGATACCAGGCCAGTATGACCCAGTAGATAATAGATACCAGGCCAGTATGACCCCACTCCCCCAGAAGATAATAGATACCAGGCCAGTATGACCCCACTCCCCCAGACCCAGTAGATAATAGATACCAGGCCAGTATGACCCCCCACCCCAGAAGATCATAGATACCAGGCCAGTATGACCTCCCACTCAGAGCCAGTAGATAATAGATACCAGGCCTGTATGACCAAACCCCCCTCCCATGTAGATACCAGGCCAGTGCGACCCCCCCATACTCAGTAGATAATAGATACCAGGCCAGTATGACCCCCCTGACCCAGTAGATAATAGATACCAGGTGAGTATGACCCCCATTCATATTCAGTAGATAATAGATACCAGGCCAGTGTGACCCCCCCATACCCAATAGATAATAGATACCAGGCCAGTATGACCCCACTCCCCCAGACCCAGTAGATAATAGATACCAGGCCAGTATGACCCAGTAGATAATAGATACCAGGCCAGTATGACCCCACTCCCCCAGAAGATAATAGATACCAGGCCAGTATGACCTCACTCCCCCAAACCAAGTAGATAATAGATACCAGGCCAGTATGACCCCCCCACCCCAGAAGATCATAGATACCAGGCctgtatgaccccccccccccccccccccagtagatACCAGGCcagtgtgacccccccccccccccagtagatACCAGGCCAGTGTGACCCCCCCCCATACTCAGTAGATAATAGATACCAGGCCAGTATGACCCCCCTGACCCAGTAGATAATAGATACCAGGTGAGTATGACCCCCATTCATATTCAGTAGATAATAGATACCAGCCAGTGTGACCCCCCCATACCCAGTAGATAATAGATACCATGCCAGTATGACCCCCCTGACCCAGTAGATAATAGATACCAGGCCAGTATGACCCAGTAGATAATAGATACCAAGCCAGTATGACCCCCCCAGATCCAGTAGATAATTGTAGTGGCATAACAATCCAACACGTCTTTGTGATTGAGCCTTTAATGTACCTTTGCATCCTTGAGGAGCCTTTAGGAGGATGTTGGTTATTGACCGTGTATGAAGACTGGGAGGCTGTCAGGAACTCCAGGCAGGTGTTGAGTCTATAGACTAGGTTTAACCCCTAATGGCATCCTAttgcctatttagtgcactactttaaaagGGTTAGGTCCAGAGTTCCACTGTATTGATATATTGTGGTAATAtaccctggagaggagaggaggggaggctaCAGCTGAGTACTGGTAATTTGATTCTGTTTACCAAGTATACTGACTATACCATACTTAGTTTACATGAATTTACAGCTGAGTACTGGTAATTTGATTCTGTTTACCAAGTATACTGACTATACCATACTTAGGTTACATGAATTTACAGCTTGCCACATATCATATGGGCAACTTGGATAACGTGATAGGGGCAGCAAGCTGCCAAACATTTTAGATTATTCTCAATGGAGAAGATTGGACCATTGAAATTGGGTTAAACTACAAGAAAACAGTGTGCAGACAGCCTTTCTTATAATTTAGTCCTGACACTGCTTGCACATGGACTTCACGAAGGTGTAGGCAATAAGCCATTCATGAGAAAATTAAATAAATTCTGTGTTGTTCAACATATTGGCATGCCACAAGTAAGTTTTCTATACAATGTCTGTCAGAGTGAAAAGTGTGCCTTGTAGTTTAAGGGGAAACCTGCATTTTATGTGGCTATATAACATTTTGTGTGGTTTTCTTTCTCAGGTAGAGATGGTGGGCTTGATGATCTAGGAGGGCCGGGTGTTCTGCTGGATAGCCCAGACAAGAAAAAGTGCAAGTCGAACGCACAGgtaaaatagcagcacaatagtCTAACTCTGAGATTCCCTTTCTTTGTTATAGGTCGAAAATCTTGTGGTTTCCGATATTGACCAACCTCATTCAGTCAAACAATGCTatatcaagacaaaacaaatatgcTGGTCACTTATTCATCAAACTTTTGAGAAGTTCTCTGAATGGCTGTTGATAGTCAAGTGTTTGACGCTGCTTGCATAGTTCTGTATCAACTACCTTTATCATTGCCTTTTCATGTGTGTCCCCAGGCTCATTTCTTCGCTCCCCTATCTGAGTATGCTCCACCACCAAACCGAAGTGCTGACCACCTAGTGGCTACCAATCCTTTTGATGACAACTACAACACACCATCTTTCAAGCCTCTGTCCTCTGGGAACCCATATTTTGGCCACCCGCACTACCCTGGCTGCAGTGGCTATGGCCTGCCCAGGATGGACCACCTCATGCCCAATAGGATGCCTTCTTCTTACAGGGGTCCCTACCAGATACGAAACCAGCTCCACCCTTTTGCCCAGACTCAAATGGGCATGGGGTTCAATCGACCCCCTGACTTTAACTATGGTTACCATGAAAATCCCAATTATTGTAACCATCCACCATTAAGCAACAACAGTAACATGCCACTTCCACCCAATCAGCCTTTAAGACCAGGTCCCCATGACAACTTGAATCAGGTGCATCTGCATAATGTGACCCAAAGCACTTCTCCTGACATGGGCCTGAGCTTTAGATCAGCAGTCAATCCAATTGGGAATCCACCTCCCCAACCCGGCATGGACCCTAGTCCTGGTTTTACTCGGCAACAGCAAAACAACAGCTTTACCCAGTCCAATACACCGACACCTAAACAGGACATGAGTGAGGTGGTGTCAAGCAAAAGTACATCCCAGAACACATCTCCACGGAAACGAAGCCATGGCTCAGAGGAGATCATGGGTCAGAAAAACTCTGTCGACCTGAAATCAAAGAATAGAGGCACCCTGGTCTGTCAGGGTGCAGGTCAGCCTAACACCACAGAGAAAATCAACGGCATCATCCACCCCAATAATGATTCCCTGAAGAAGTCCCCACAGTCAGGCAGGCACATGGAGGCAGCCCCCCTGGAGCGGAGTAGAAGcaatggaggtggtggtgtggccATCAATAAGACATTGATGCATCCCAACAggcctagccactcctccacggAGCCTGTGTTTCCATGTGGAGTATGCCTGAATGAAGTAAATGATGACCAGGAAGCTATCCTGTGTGAGGCCTCATGTCAAAAATGGTTCCACAGGGTTTGTACTGGAATGACTGAGACAGCTTATAACCTGTTGACAGCAGAGGTGTCGGCAGTGTGGGGCTGTGACATCTGCATGGAGGAGAAAGGGGCACAGCTCCATAGAACAAAGGAGGTAACAGGGCAGCCAGCAGGGCAGCAGCCAACAGTTAACAGCGAGTGATATGGTCATGAATATGGGCCGTCAGTAACATTATGCTATCTTACACTGGTAATTTTCTTTGGTATGCTTCCTTTGTAGGTGATTTTTCCTTACGTTTTTACAAAGGGTTACATTTTTACCATTTTGTTGTTTTATGTGACATTTGGTATAATTTGGATAGCAGTTTCTGTCCCGTGCTTAGACCGATGCAAAAGCTAGACTGAAGTTCTGTTTAATGTCATATGTAATTCCTATTATTGGGCAGGTACCATTGGCCATGTTGACCACAATAATGCCATTCTCTTAACGAGGTCCTTACTGTTCCTCTCAACTTTCCTGGCCTATAGTTTATTTAAGCTATTACAACATCAGTATGAGTAAGCTATCCGGAAAGGTTAACTGATTGACGGATGCAAACGTATTCAATGTTTTAATCTGATATGTTTTGCAACTGCTGTTATAGTTTGACAGATTTTGAGCAGTATGATTGTTTCCCAAAAACTTGATAGTCACAGCTGGAGTGGTGTTCCAAAGCCATACACCTGTACTGTATGCTATACAACCAGATTTGGATCTGATAAATTTTTTAGAAATGATTCGATACATGTGGGTCGTTCCACAAATTTGATGCCTTTTgagatgtataaaaaaaatgtttgacagtaacagggttgaagATATCATCTTAAAATCAGCCATAAATTCCCTCGTGACAGGGGAAATGGATGTTGTGTGTGCAACAGtgaggggcaattgaatgcaagctttaAAAAAACGTATAAATGTTCAAACATTTTTAGCCTGTCTAATCTATCTATGGGtaaacagggttgacgtgttatgctcGACCCACTGAGTttcccaccacaaaacaccagacaaAATAACTAGGGGTTTACAACTTGGATAAATCTTAAGGTTTAGTGGGTTAATATCTCCCTGGAAGTCAGAGAGTGCACGGAGGAACATGTCAAAATTgtggcactttagcaagtctttattcatattaaaatcagatttgttgaattctccatgtggtttatattaaagggcactttgaatataacaggcttttaaaattcaatattggtgcacaatttctaattaaaatatcaaagggatgcaaaaggcaCTAATTTCGTGGAACGATCCATGTGTGTTTTTCAAACTGTTGATATTGAATGTATTTAGAGCCTTAATGAATTTAGTTTGTAAAACATTAtgcagaatcaaatcaaatgtatttatatagccctttgtacatcagctgatatatcaaagtgctgtacagaaacccagcctaaaaccccaaacagcaagcaatgcaggtgtagaagcatggtggctaggaaaaactccctagaaaggccaaaacttaggaagaaacctagagagaaaccaggctatgaggggtggccagtcctcttctggctatgccaggtggagattataacagaacatggccaagatgttcaaatgttcataaatgaccagcatggtcaaataataataatcacagtagttgtcgagggtgcagcaagtcagcacctcaggtgctgaacagttgaaactggagcagcagcacggatTAAGCTCATTTAAATGAACCTATTATATAAAAGACATGTTATactctaaaaatatgtttttagcaTGTGTGCACTTTGCTTTGCTCTAATTGTATTATTTTTGCGGCAACATGATGCATTTAAAGCAACAtttctttatattttgttttcattTTAGGAAAGGTAAAATAATATGATAATTAGTCATAAGAGACATGCTTACTGCATAAAGGGAAAATAACCTTGGTTCAAAATAAAACTTCTGTCAAATTATAGTTTCAAGCTTGGCTTACATTTTTGCTACTAGGGAAGGCAGTTTTAGAAGTAGTTTAAAGTAAACTAAATATATTTTCAAATGGTTTGCTTTTCTCATGTAGATTTGTCTTACTGTTTGGAGAACTTTTCATTAAGTTCGAGATTGCAATATTTTGGTGATTCAACTATTTTCTAAATTTCCCGCCTACTTTCTTTGGGAGGACATTGCTCAAGTTAGGCTTCGGCCCATCAGACATAAATattggtagttgatattgatcAGAAATTTGTTTTCATATTGTCAGTcattaaaaaatatacaaaatcttctataaaacaaatcaaaactaCTGATCAAAACTACTCAACAACTTTTTTAACTACTCAATGTGGCATTGTGAATGTATACAGTACTGTGCTCAATTTTGTATAATGTAATTGTATCAATGTTTGCTTCCTTTTTGAACTGGTATGAATGAGCAGTTAATATTTACTGTTGATTCAGTTCTAACATCAGGATCAACAGCTGTACAAGTGTTTTGATACATCATCACTTCCAGATATTTTGCTTAATATATCAAGTGAAAAAACTGCATTTGTATGTTGTTGACTGTTAATTTTTCTgccatttgtgatgtagctgaATATTGTGTGATCAAAATATTGATAATGTTTATAGGAATAATAAATTATTTTTCCATTCCTAATGAATTGATAATGGTTTTGAATCCAGTTTTATTCGATTTAACACAAAAATGGTCATGTACCAACATTTTATTTCATTTCAGAAGTACATTCCTTACAGAATAACAACTCCACTTACATATCTCGTTGTTTGCAAAGAGCAGTTAGCTTGATTTTCACGTTCATTTTTAAATACTAGATGATTGACAGCAGATGCCTTATTTTCTTGACAGTTTAAAATGTTGTTTATTAGTAAATGTAATGTATGAATAACCTGTATGCTCACTGTACATGCACATGAACTGTTTGTACTTTTCCTACATCGATTGGCCACCAAAAAGGATATCATTTTCAGATGAGCACCTTATTATATTACCTTTAGAATATTCAATGTACCGTTGAAATTAACATGATATCAAATGTTAATTTCACTCATAATTACAACAATGTTATTGTGGTTTTATGAAAATTATGGAgaggtatatataaaaaaaaaaaaggcaaacgACTCAATTGTGAGGTCTGGTAGTAGATTAGATATGAGCCTCTGTAGCATGAACAATATGGTTTAATTTCTTCAATGACCAAAAGCTTAATTTGTTTTGTATTCTGTTCCTTATAATGAATGTATGCAGTAATAGTACAGATTCCAAACTTTTTTTATAAATTGACAAACATTTTATTGTAAAACTTATTTTAATAAAAACAACTTTGAAATCGTGTCTTTGCTTTTGTGTTGAAAATGTTGGGCTATCAGATGTACACCTTCAAACAGACCTTAAAAAATAGCCCCTTAGAGCACTAGGAACACGACATTAGAACATTTAGAACTATCAGATATTCTTTGCTTCAACCCTTCAAGTCCAGCTGGGCTCTAGGATCTGAATGTAGGCTGGCCTGGCAGTGGCCCTTTAACTGGCGCTACACTTTGAGACAGGAAGTACATCAATCGTTCGTGGAAACAACTTTATTTCTTCCTTGGCAACCACCAATAATGTTGTAGCTACTACCACCACACAACAATTTAGCAAATCAAAGTTAACTATACAATTGGTTTGAAATGCCTTTGACTGTCAAAGATTACACATGGACACAGAAAGAAACGATTGTTAACATAAATGTACCATTAAAAGGAGTAAGTTAAAGGTTGGAAAAGTAGACATATTTTCCACAGACGAATATCTGAAGGGAAACGTTTTGGGGAAACAccctaaagctagctagctaactttagctagatACCTACCTAAATGTTGTCAACAGTAGTAAATGGTAAATTGCGTTGGTTTGTCTCCTTAATTTTTGGTACATTTCCCCCCATTTTTATTTGGTTTGCCTCCTTAATTTAGGTACATTTCCCCCGTTTTTATTTGAAGCCTTCCTGTTTGAGCCGATAGATGATGACAAAAGCACAGCAAAAATTGGAAATGGAGTTGCAGTTTTCACATTGCAGAAAAAAGGAGACTGTGGGAGCACCTTGTGATTACTAACAGTAAGTCATTAGCTAACAGAAATATAGATATTAGTCTAATTAGTTATGTAAGCGATAATCGACGAGGGGctatgtatttgaaaataataaatgacGTGGAAGACGCTTTAGCGGAGTGGAATAAACCTTCCATGGAGTTGCaatattttccagagaacgcattgaGAGCCCCGAGTTGatatcccttttataccatggctataattttgctagcaagtttactagataggctagctacagtagttgccttggtaatgtgaggattctgtgttatgcactatagcccgttaccatatatgtgattgaatattatctgctgttggcttgtgtggatgtgttatgcaacatagctgacttgagacattgttaacagtttcagggtcatgggcctttctcatgatggaaaaatacagaataacatgaagacaggaactgtgcaTGAGTTGtgggggcacattcagaacgtagtgttgcgagaacaaacggtcttttgttagataacaggagccaggtgcctgataactgtatattctacacaactacaacgactgaccgctgaagcgcaaagggggctgggaccagctcgggcgccaacaatcaacgataggctgggtgagtttaaaccacgcccagtctctactctgacaggccggctcggaagcaggaactacctCTGTCAGAGAATATTATAATAattttgtcaggaacaagtcagttctctgcTTGCCCTGTGTGGTGATACAGTGAACCTGTacatacgaaaattgcatttgccatttatttATTGAATTTAATTAAAGATAATTAAAGACAGATTGACTTTTATTCTTCCTGATACCGGATTCGAAAGACGCAACCGCTTACAGTAACCAAACAAATAGACTtactagtttagctaaccaaaccatcagtcctagcatGCTATTATTGAAATCAAATTCAGcaatgccaataatgttttcaattcgacttttactttcaaaagcagctccgacatagaacatgtaagaatgaactaaTTCTACCCTGCTGATATACCGTGccttatagggaaataatgcacgc
The genomic region above belongs to Oncorhynchus mykiss isolate Arlee chromosome 6, USDA_OmykA_1.1, whole genome shotgun sequence and contains:
- the LOC110526429 gene encoding pygopus homolog 1, with product MSKEQDKDTFSLKRNRGRDGGLDDLGGPGVLLDSPDKKKCKSNAQAHFFAPLSEYAPPPNRSADHLVATNPFDDNYNTPSFKPLSSGNPYFGHPHYPGCSGYGLPRMDHLMPNRMPSSYRGPYQIRNQLHPFAQTQMGMGFNRPPDFNYGYHENPNYCNHPPLSNNSNMPLPPNQPLRPGPHDNLNQVHLHNVTQSTSPDMGLSFRSAVNPIGNPPPQPGMDPSPGFTRQQQNNSFTQSNTPTPKQDMSEVVSSKSTSQNTSPRKRSHGSEEIMGQKNSVDLKSKNRGTLVCQGAGQPNTTEKINGIIHPNNDSLKKSPQSGRHMEAAPLERSRSNGGGGVAINKTLMHPNRPSHSSTEPVFPCGVCLNEVNDDQEAILCEASCQKWFHRVCTGMTETAYNLLTAEVSAVWGCDICMEEKGAQLHRTKEVTGQPAGQQPTVNSE